A genome region from Triticum aestivum cultivar Chinese Spring chromosome 2B, IWGSC CS RefSeq v2.1, whole genome shotgun sequence includes the following:
- the LOC123044685 gene encoding serine/arginine repetitive matrix protein 2 isoform X2, whose protein sequence is MDYISPERSLDGTCGDPGPLFGDQDGCLLEHMDYHDSVPYMNDQIMCNTMKSASTSPASPLKQDEEHHVHIESDMQNDAAERKVHHNDDCEVRTTSSGYDVHQNTEVVEGVLPPELHESSGNDISNFQQETTHSDAYLGDSMLADNSSRDYQFSNSGDDDDDEIPNSSAPQMGNKDNRKLHETFHNEVNGTEDDQMNGGNSNPHDEHDNENFNSAIAPSYLDGMEQEDPGTENGISTPGNQWDSPPERSAGLEKGTPSPARRVSLSVERSPHAHSSEKLDSPHHAKEGDNLADSRSPPARHRSRSPGSPENHDTNRRRAPSHELSPHARDNSPERKAQSRRGDGSPRRRSTSPGRRDGSPQRRSASPKRRDGSPRRRSASPRRRHGSPRRRSASPKRRDGSPRRRSPSPKRRHGSPRQRSPSPKRRHGSPRRRSPSPKRRHGSPRRRSPSPKRRASPKRRGSPRRRDSPTRRDSSPRRRDSPRKRDSSPRRRDSPTRRDSSPRRRDSPRKRDSSPRRRESPTRKRDSPTRKRDRSKSRSPSRKTDSSRHKREHGRSRSRSPHSRNHHRRSPRRRHSPRHRSPPARHHSPKRCWSPPANRKTGLGKPGRNLFVAGFSYATTERELEKKFAKFGRVTRVRVVRDKRTGDSRGFGFLSLEKDEDADAAIRACDETEWNGRIILVEKSKAPAW, encoded by the exons ATGGATTACATATCCCCTGAGAGAAGTCTGGATGGGACTTGTGGAGACCCTGGTCCTTTATTTGGAGATCAAGATGGTTGCTTGTTGGAGCACATGGACTATCATG ATTCTGTACCCTATATGAATGATCAGATCATGTGCAATACAATGAAATCCGCTTCAACTAGTCCAGCATCTCCCCTGAAGCAAGACGAGGAACATCATGTGCATATAGAATCTGATATGCAAAACGATGCAGCTGAACGGAAAGTTCACCATAATGATGACTGTGAAGTACGTACCACTTCTTCGGGTTATGATGTGCATCAGAATACAGAAGTGGTTGAAGGTGTGCTTCCTCCAGAGCTTCATGAAAGCAGTGGTAATGATATATCAAACTTTCAACAAGAAACTACACATTCTGATGCCTATCTTGGTGACTCTATGTTAGCTGATAATAGCAGTAGGGATTATCAATTTAGCaatagcggtgatgatgatgatgatgaaattcCAAACTCTTCTGCGCCTCAGATGGGAAATAAGGACAACAGAAAGTTACATGAGACTTTTCACAATGAAGTGAATGGGACAGAGGATGATCAAATGAATGGTGGGAATTCTAATCCTCATGATGAACATGACAATGAGAACTTCAACTCTGCAATTGCACCTTCCTATTTGGATGGGATGGAGCAGGAAGATCCTGGTACCGAGAATGGCATTTCTACGCCTGGCAATCAGTGGGATTCTCCACCTGAAAGGTCTGCAGGACTAGAGAAGGGCACACCATCACCAGCCAGGAGGGTCTCACTTTCAGTAGAAAGGTCACCTCATGCTCATTCATCTGAGAAACTGGACTCACCACATCATGCAAAAGAGGGTGATAATTTGGCTGACTCTCGAAGCCCACCAGCAAGACATCGGTCCCGATCTCCTGGATCTCCTGAAAACCATGACACCAACCGTAGAAGAGCTCCCTCACATGAGTTGTCTCCACATGCACGGGATAACTCTCCAGAAAGAAAAGCACAATCTCGGCGTGGAGATGGGTCACCGCGCCGAAGATCTACATCCCCTGGAAGAAGAGATGGGTCACCGCAGCGAAGATCAGCTTCCCCTAAAAGAAGAGATGGGTCACCGCGACGAAGATCAGCTTCCCCTAGAAGAAGACATGGTTCACCACGCCGAAGATCTGCATCCCCTAAAAGAAGAGATGGGTCACCTCGCAGAAGATCTCCATCCCCCAAAAGAAGACACGGGTCACCACGACAAAGATCTCCATCCCCTAAAAGGAGGCATGGGTCACCACGGCGAAGATCTCCATCCCCTAAAAGGAGGCATGGGTCACCGCGGCGAAGATCTCCATCTCCTAAAAGAAGAGCCTCGCCCAAGAGGAGGGGTTCACCAAGGAGGAGGGATTCCCCAACAAGGAGGGATTCCTCTCCAAGAAGGAGAGACTCACCAAGAAAGAGAGATTCCTCACCAAGGAGGAGGGATTCCCCAACAAGGAGGGATTCCTCTCCAAGAAGGAGAGACTCGCCAAGAAAGAGAGATTCCTCTCCAAGGAGGAGGGAATCCCCAACAAGAAAGAGGGACTCCCCAACAAGGAAGAGAGATAGATCAAAATCAAGGTCACCATCAAGGAAAACTGATTCCTCTAGACATAAAAGGGAGCATGGTAGATCTCGATCAAGGTCTCCACACTCTAGGAATCACCATAGAAGATCTCCAAG AAGAAGGCATTCACCAAGGCACAGATCACCTCCAGCAAGGCATCATTCTCCTAAAAGATGTTGGTCACCACCTGCCAACAGGAAGACTGGATTGGGTAAGCCTGGGCGGAATCTGTTTGTTGCAGGTTTTAGCTATGCCACCACAGAGCGAGAGTTGGAGAAGAAATTTGCAAAGTTTGGACGTGTAACAAGGGTGCGGGTTGTCCGAGATAAACG aactgGAGATTCTCGAGGCTTTGGGTTTTTATCCCTGGAGAAGGATGAGGACGCTGATGCAGCAATCCGAGCTTGCGACGAGACTGAGTGGAATGGTAGGATCATTCTTGTGGAGAAGTCCAAGGCACCTGCATGGTGA
- the LOC123044685 gene encoding serine/arginine repetitive matrix protein 2 isoform X1, protein MDYISPERSLDGTCGDPGPLFGDQDGCLLEHMDYHGEGITQPESPPLNDGLLVDAADQISYLSADSVPYMNDQIMCNTMKSASTSPASPLKQDEEHHVHIESDMQNDAAERKVHHNDDCEVRTTSSGYDVHQNTEVVEGVLPPELHESSGNDISNFQQETTHSDAYLGDSMLADNSSRDYQFSNSGDDDDDEIPNSSAPQMGNKDNRKLHETFHNEVNGTEDDQMNGGNSNPHDEHDNENFNSAIAPSYLDGMEQEDPGTENGISTPGNQWDSPPERSAGLEKGTPSPARRVSLSVERSPHAHSSEKLDSPHHAKEGDNLADSRSPPARHRSRSPGSPENHDTNRRRAPSHELSPHARDNSPERKAQSRRGDGSPRRRSTSPGRRDGSPQRRSASPKRRDGSPRRRSASPRRRHGSPRRRSASPKRRDGSPRRRSPSPKRRHGSPRQRSPSPKRRHGSPRRRSPSPKRRHGSPRRRSPSPKRRASPKRRGSPRRRDSPTRRDSSPRRRDSPRKRDSSPRRRDSPTRRDSSPRRRDSPRKRDSSPRRRESPTRKRDSPTRKRDRSKSRSPSRKTDSSRHKREHGRSRSRSPHSRNHHRRSPRRRHSPRHRSPPARHHSPKRCWSPPANRKTGLGKPGRNLFVAGFSYATTERELEKKFAKFGRVTRVRVVRDKRTGDSRGFGFLSLEKDEDADAAIRACDETEWNGRIILVEKSKAPAW, encoded by the exons ATGGATTACATATCCCCTGAGAGAAGTCTGGATGGGACTTGTGGAGACCCTGGTCCTTTATTTGGAGATCAAGATGGTTGCTTGTTGGAGCACATGGACTATCATGGTGAAGGAATTACACAACCTGAATCCCCACCACTGAATGATGGACTTTTAGTTGACGCAGCCGATCAAATTTCATATTTGTCTGCAGATTCTGTACCCTATATGAATGATCAGATCATGTGCAATACAATGAAATCCGCTTCAACTAGTCCAGCATCTCCCCTGAAGCAAGACGAGGAACATCATGTGCATATAGAATCTGATATGCAAAACGATGCAGCTGAACGGAAAGTTCACCATAATGATGACTGTGAAGTACGTACCACTTCTTCGGGTTATGATGTGCATCAGAATACAGAAGTGGTTGAAGGTGTGCTTCCTCCAGAGCTTCATGAAAGCAGTGGTAATGATATATCAAACTTTCAACAAGAAACTACACATTCTGATGCCTATCTTGGTGACTCTATGTTAGCTGATAATAGCAGTAGGGATTATCAATTTAGCaatagcggtgatgatgatgatgatgaaattcCAAACTCTTCTGCGCCTCAGATGGGAAATAAGGACAACAGAAAGTTACATGAGACTTTTCACAATGAAGTGAATGGGACAGAGGATGATCAAATGAATGGTGGGAATTCTAATCCTCATGATGAACATGACAATGAGAACTTCAACTCTGCAATTGCACCTTCCTATTTGGATGGGATGGAGCAGGAAGATCCTGGTACCGAGAATGGCATTTCTACGCCTGGCAATCAGTGGGATTCTCCACCTGAAAGGTCTGCAGGACTAGAGAAGGGCACACCATCACCAGCCAGGAGGGTCTCACTTTCAGTAGAAAGGTCACCTCATGCTCATTCATCTGAGAAACTGGACTCACCACATCATGCAAAAGAGGGTGATAATTTGGCTGACTCTCGAAGCCCACCAGCAAGACATCGGTCCCGATCTCCTGGATCTCCTGAAAACCATGACACCAACCGTAGAAGAGCTCCCTCACATGAGTTGTCTCCACATGCACGGGATAACTCTCCAGAAAGAAAAGCACAATCTCGGCGTGGAGATGGGTCACCGCGCCGAAGATCTACATCCCCTGGAAGAAGAGATGGGTCACCGCAGCGAAGATCAGCTTCCCCTAAAAGAAGAGATGGGTCACCGCGACGAAGATCAGCTTCCCCTAGAAGAAGACATGGTTCACCACGCCGAAGATCTGCATCCCCTAAAAGAAGAGATGGGTCACCTCGCAGAAGATCTCCATCCCCCAAAAGAAGACACGGGTCACCACGACAAAGATCTCCATCCCCTAAAAGGAGGCATGGGTCACCACGGCGAAGATCTCCATCCCCTAAAAGGAGGCATGGGTCACCGCGGCGAAGATCTCCATCTCCTAAAAGAAGAGCCTCGCCCAAGAGGAGGGGTTCACCAAGGAGGAGGGATTCCCCAACAAGGAGGGATTCCTCTCCAAGAAGGAGAGACTCACCAAGAAAGAGAGATTCCTCACCAAGGAGGAGGGATTCCCCAACAAGGAGGGATTCCTCTCCAAGAAGGAGAGACTCGCCAAGAAAGAGAGATTCCTCTCCAAGGAGGAGGGAATCCCCAACAAGAAAGAGGGACTCCCCAACAAGGAAGAGAGATAGATCAAAATCAAGGTCACCATCAAGGAAAACTGATTCCTCTAGACATAAAAGGGAGCATGGTAGATCTCGATCAAGGTCTCCACACTCTAGGAATCACCATAGAAGATCTCCAAG AAGAAGGCATTCACCAAGGCACAGATCACCTCCAGCAAGGCATCATTCTCCTAAAAGATGTTGGTCACCACCTGCCAACAGGAAGACTGGATTGGGTAAGCCTGGGCGGAATCTGTTTGTTGCAGGTTTTAGCTATGCCACCACAGAGCGAGAGTTGGAGAAGAAATTTGCAAAGTTTGGACGTGTAACAAGGGTGCGGGTTGTCCGAGATAAACG aactgGAGATTCTCGAGGCTTTGGGTTTTTATCCCTGGAGAAGGATGAGGACGCTGATGCAGCAATCCGAGCTTGCGACGAGACTGAGTGGAATGGTAGGATCATTCTTGTGGAGAAGTCCAAGGCACCTGCATGGTGA